The Lysobacter sp. genome includes a window with the following:
- a CDS encoding sigma-70 family RNA polymerase sigma factor, which yields MDSVTELLAGAQAGRNDAWDRIYAVLYDDLHRIAYSQIRQRTFGRMSATSLVSEGWLRLASAQFNVDNRRHFMALVARAMRFVLMDEARKELAEKRGDGHRAVSLDDGFDPGQDSALAEMVALDAALTRLSRLDVRLAQLVEMRYFGGMDEDEIAASLGVTERTLRRDWRRARAFLLTQLEDANSGDSPQVVPAAPRSAP from the coding sequence ATGGACTCCGTCACGGAATTGCTGGCGGGAGCCCAGGCCGGTCGGAACGACGCGTGGGACCGTATCTATGCGGTGCTCTACGACGACCTCCATCGCATCGCGTACTCGCAGATCCGGCAACGCACGTTCGGGCGCATGTCGGCGACATCGCTGGTCAGCGAAGGCTGGCTGCGGCTGGCGAGCGCGCAGTTCAATGTCGACAACCGCAGGCATTTCATGGCGCTGGTCGCCCGCGCGATGCGTTTCGTACTGATGGACGAAGCGCGGAAAGAGCTGGCGGAAAAGCGTGGCGACGGACATCGCGCGGTCTCGCTGGACGACGGGTTCGATCCCGGGCAGGACAGCGCGCTGGCGGAGATGGTGGCTTTGGATGCCGCGCTCACACGGCTGTCGCGCCTGGACGTGCGCCTGGCGCAGTTGGTGGAGATGCGTTACTTCGGCGGCATGGACGAAGACGAGATCGCGGCGTCGCTGGGCGTGACCGAACGCACCCTGCGCCGGGATTGGCGCAGGGCACGCGCGTTCCTGCTGACGCAACTGGAGGACGCGAATTCCGGCGACTCGCCGCAGGTCGTGCCGGCTGCGCCGCGATCCGCGCCGTGA
- a CDS encoding peptidase domain-containing ABC transporter, whose product MPILKSLLQTEAAQCGHTCLAMVLDYHGRQMDGLALQREYPSSMRGVTLANLIDDASVAGLQCRALRIELEELPQLETPCILHWNMDHFVVLAKATATGIVIHDPATGVRKLRMSEASAQFTGVALELSPTATFQKRKLDDSISLRHLVGQVTGLKRSAAQILSLSLILQLFGLLTPFYMQWVLDDVLVTQDKDFLWLISVGFLFSMLITSAIGWLRSWCLAYLSTRIGLQWFGSILAHLLRLPMDYFQKRHLGDVVSRMESVHAIQTTLSSSFIEALLDGLMVVIAVAVMVSYSWKLLLISVIAVGLYLAIRWATFPTIKRLSEQQLSAAAKQDTHLLESIRGIQALKLNAAESMRRATFGTLMADTANLGLDIQRFMLRFGFANQMLFGIERLLVVGLAALLVMQGQMSVGMLVAYLAYKEMFTGGVSRLIDTWMSFRTLRVQAERLADIVLTEPEEITAPSGPALPQDRPLGLEVRGLRYRFSDSDPLVIDDCALTVAPGETIALVGPSGCGKTTLMKLMLGLLKPQAGCILVEGRDITDIGLRRYRHVVAAVMQDDQLFAGSIADNIAFGSEDLDFERIEAAAQSASVHDDVMRMPMGYQTLIGDMGAALSGGQKQRVILARALYKRPSILFLDEATSHLDVDSERAVNEAVRKLKLTKILIAHRPETIVSAERVLVMANGRVEREYRPAERALRLVADAEAGQDGASAQRGELLA is encoded by the coding sequence ATGCCCATCCTCAAAAGCCTGCTGCAGACCGAAGCCGCGCAATGCGGGCATACCTGTCTGGCGATGGTGCTGGACTATCACGGCCGGCAGATGGACGGCCTGGCGCTGCAGCGCGAATACCCCTCTTCGATGCGCGGCGTCACCCTGGCCAATCTGATCGACGACGCCAGCGTCGCCGGACTGCAGTGCCGTGCGCTGCGGATCGAGCTGGAAGAACTGCCGCAGCTGGAGACGCCCTGCATCCTGCACTGGAACATGGATCACTTCGTGGTGCTGGCGAAGGCAACCGCGACCGGGATCGTGATCCACGACCCCGCCACCGGCGTGCGCAAATTGCGCATGAGCGAAGCGTCGGCGCAGTTCACCGGCGTTGCGCTCGAGCTTTCGCCCACCGCGACGTTCCAGAAGCGCAAACTCGACGACAGCATTTCGCTGCGCCACCTCGTCGGCCAGGTCACCGGCCTGAAGCGCTCGGCCGCGCAGATCCTGTCGCTGTCGCTGATCCTGCAGCTGTTCGGGCTGCTGACCCCGTTCTACATGCAGTGGGTGCTGGACGATGTGCTGGTTACGCAGGACAAGGATTTCCTGTGGTTGATCAGCGTCGGTTTCCTGTTCTCGATGCTGATCACCTCGGCGATCGGCTGGCTGCGCAGCTGGTGTCTTGCGTATTTGTCCACCCGCATCGGCCTGCAGTGGTTCGGCAGCATCCTGGCGCACCTGCTGCGCCTGCCGATGGATTATTTCCAGAAGCGCCATCTGGGCGATGTCGTGTCGCGGATGGAATCGGTGCATGCGATCCAGACTACGCTCAGTTCCAGCTTCATCGAGGCCCTGCTCGATGGCCTGATGGTGGTGATCGCGGTGGCGGTGATGGTGTCGTACAGCTGGAAGCTGCTGCTGATCAGCGTGATCGCGGTCGGCCTGTACCTGGCGATCCGTTGGGCGACGTTCCCGACCATCAAGCGCCTGTCCGAACAGCAGCTCTCCGCCGCCGCCAAGCAGGACACCCATCTGCTCGAATCCATCCGCGGCATCCAGGCGCTGAAACTCAATGCCGCCGAATCGATGCGCCGCGCGACCTTCGGCACGCTGATGGCCGACACCGCGAATCTCGGCCTGGACATCCAGCGCTTCATGCTGCGCTTCGGTTTCGCCAACCAGATGCTGTTCGGCATCGAACGGCTGCTGGTGGTCGGGCTGGCCGCGCTGCTGGTGATGCAGGGCCAGATGAGCGTCGGCATGCTGGTGGCGTATCTGGCCTACAAGGAAATGTTCACCGGCGGCGTCAGCCGCCTGATCGACACCTGGATGTCGTTCCGCACCCTGCGCGTGCAGGCGGAACGTCTGGCCGACATCGTGCTGACCGAACCTGAGGAAATCACCGCGCCCAGCGGCCCGGCGCTGCCGCAGGATCGCCCGCTGGGTCTCGAGGTGCGCGGACTGCGCTACCGCTTCAGCGATTCCGATCCGCTGGTGATCGACGACTGCGCGCTGACCGTCGCGCCGGGCGAAACCATCGCCCTGGTCGGCCCGTCCGGCTGCGGCAAGACCACGCTGATGAAGCTGATGCTGGGCCTGCTCAAGCCGCAGGCGGGCTGCATCCTGGTCGAAGGCCGCGATATCACCGACATCGGCCTGCGCCGCTATCGCCATGTGGTCGCTGCGGTGATGCAGGACGACCAGCTGTTCGCCGGTTCGATCGCCGACAACATCGCCTTCGGCAGCGAGGATCTGGATTTCGAACGGATCGAAGCCGCCGCGCAGTCCGCGTCGGTCCACGACGATGTGATGCGCATGCCGATGGGTTATCAGACCCTGATCGGCGACATGGGCGCGGCGCTGTCGGGCGGGCAGAAGCAGCGCGTGATCCTGGCGCGCGCGCTGTACAAGCGTCCGAGCATCCTGTTCCTGGACGAGGCGACGAGTCATCTGGACGTGGATTCGGAGCGCGCGGTCAACGAGGCGGTGCGCAAGCTGAAGTTGACCAAGATCCTGATCGCGCATCGTCCGGAAACCATCGTCAGCGCGGAGCGCGTGCTGGTGATGGCGAATGGGCGGGTGGAGCGCGAGTATCGTCCTGCGGAGCGGGCGTTGCGGTTGGTGGCGGATGCGGAAGCCGGGCAGGATGGGGCTTCGGCGCAGCGGGGGGAGTTGTTGGCTTGA